One genomic segment of Candidatus Fukatsuia endosymbiont of Tuberolachnus salignus includes these proteins:
- a CDS encoding Rha family transcriptional regulator: MSNVITIYQQVKISSREIARLTGKQHKDVLYDCRKMFEVLTIQSADFSADYKDTSGRTYQEYLLDQDLTMTLVMGYSIPLRHKVATRWRELEEKATRPVCILPNFEDPPVAAMAWAEQFREKTRLALVNKEQEAELHELKNLFKEGITTTQFCKMLNGINTQQINHCLADRNWLYNESKSHIRWRATSYARDRYLTEHQHKISIHSGDDFIKYQPVLLRKGAIRLFDLYRKNKLPMKTHWDGHFTHEKELSIAS, encoded by the coding sequence ATGTCAAATGTCATCACTATCTATCAACAGGTAAAAATATCTAGCCGTGAAATTGCTCGACTAACAGGCAAACAGCATAAAGACGTACTTTATGACTGTAGAAAAATGTTTGAAGTGCTCACTATTCAATCGGCGGACTTTTCCGCCGATTATAAAGACACCAGTGGTCGCACCTATCAGGAATATTTGCTTGACCAAGATTTAACCATGACATTGGTCATGGGTTACAGTATTCCACTTCGCCATAAAGTCGCCACGCGCTGGCGGGAGCTGGAAGAGAAAGCAACACGGCCTGTCTGCATATTACCTAATTTCGAAGACCCCCCTGTTGCGGCTATGGCATGGGCAGAGCAGTTTCGCGAAAAAACCAGGTTAGCCTTAGTGAACAAAGAACAGGAAGCGGAATTACACGAGTTGAAAAACCTGTTTAAGGAAGGAATAACGACGACTCAGTTTTGCAAAATGCTCAACGGTATTAATACACAGCAGATTAATCACTGTTTAGCGGACAGAAATTGGCTTTATAACGAAAGTAAATCCCATATCCGCTGGCGTGCAACCTCTTATGCACGTGACCGATATCTGACGGAACATCAACATAAAATCAGCATTCATAGCGGTGATGACTTTATCAAGTATCAACCCGTTTTACTGCGCAAAGGGGCAATCCGATTATTTGACCTCTACCGCAAAAATAAGTTGCCAATGAAAACCCATTGGGACGGGCACTTCACCCACGAAAAAGAACTTAGCATCGCATCATAA